A DNA window from Peromyscus leucopus breed LL Stock chromosome 3, UCI_PerLeu_2.1, whole genome shotgun sequence contains the following coding sequences:
- the LOC114707990 gene encoding 60S ribosomal protein L31-like yields the protein MAHTNKGGEKKKGCSAINKVVTQKYTINIRNIHKHINGVGFKEIQKFAMKEMETLVVHIDTGLNKAIWAKGIRNVPYHIHVSLSRKPNEDVDSPNKLYTLVTYLPVTTFKNLQTVNVDEN from the coding sequence ATGGCTCACACAAACAAGGGTGGTGAGAAGAAGAAGGGCTGTTCTGCCATCAACAAGGTGGTGACCCAAAAATACACCATCAACATTCGTAACATTCACAAGCACATCAATGGAGTGGGCTTCAAAGAAATCCAGAAATTTGCCATGAAGGAGATGGAGACTCTAGTTGTGCACATTGATACTGGGCTCAATAAAGCCATCTGGGCCAAAGGAATAAGGAATGTTCCATACCATATCCATGTAAGTTTGTCCAGAAAACCTAATGAGGATGTGGACTCACCAAACAAGCTCTACACATTGGTAACTTACTTACCTGTTACCACATTTAAAAATCTACAGACAGTCAATGTGGATGAGAACTAA